One Candidatus Devosia phytovorans genomic window carries:
- a CDS encoding alpha/beta hydrolase — protein sequence MDNRVRHRRIQVGGIDTFYREAGAADAPVVLLPHGYPCSSYEFRNLMPRLADHWRLIAPDYPGFGYSDTPGDFDYSFDGYAEWLEHFVDGLQLERFVIYLHDFGSPIGARLAIKRPERILAQIIQNGDIPYEDALGPKYADIEKSWSLPEDEMRDALREGVTKDNFRDEFLNHVRPELAETIPPDLWQLHWSLMTEARKDAAANLIAGLKSNRAWFAEHRRYLREHQPPTLIIWGPQDHYMPEKSARAYLRDLPDAELHLLDGGHWLLETNLDEATALIRAFLERL from the coding sequence ATGGACAATCGCGTAAGGCACCGCCGCATTCAGGTTGGCGGGATCGACACATTTTACCGGGAGGCTGGTGCTGCAGATGCACCGGTCGTGCTGCTGCCGCATGGCTATCCCTGCTCGTCCTATGAATTCCGCAACCTGATGCCACGGCTGGCCGATCACTGGCGGCTCATTGCGCCGGACTACCCAGGCTTTGGCTATAGCGATACGCCCGGGGACTTCGACTATTCCTTCGACGGCTATGCCGAGTGGCTGGAGCATTTCGTCGATGGGTTGCAGCTTGAGCGTTTCGTCATCTACCTGCACGACTTCGGCTCGCCGATCGGCGCGCGTCTGGCGATCAAGCGGCCCGAGAGGATCCTTGCCCAGATCATCCAGAATGGCGACATTCCCTATGAGGACGCGCTCGGGCCCAAATATGCCGATATCGAAAAGTCCTGGTCTCTGCCCGAAGACGAGATGCGCGATGCGCTGCGCGAGGGAGTGACCAAAGACAATTTCCGGGATGAGTTCCTCAACCACGTCCGGCCCGAGCTGGCTGAAACGATCCCGCCCGACCTCTGGCAATTGCACTGGTCATTGATGACGGAGGCGCGCAAGGATGCAGCTGCCAACCTGATCGCCGGGCTCAAGTCCAATCGTGCCTGGTTTGCCGAGCATCGGCGCTATCTGCGCGAGCATCAGCCGCCCACGCTGATCATCTGGGGACCGCAGGATCACTACATGCCGGAAAAATCCGCCCGCGCCTATCTGCGCGACCTGCCTGATGCTGAGCTGCATCTGCTTGATGGCGGGCACTGGCTGCTCGAAACCAATCTGGATGAGGCGACCGCGCTGATCCGCGCGTTTCTCGAACGCTTATGA
- a CDS encoding YbhB/YbcL family Raf kinase inhibitor-like protein, which yields MTKTLSLAAGISAAALLLASPSLAQPQGTIGEYSDVTVEGSILEPEPVTVSDDAELAGLIRVPEGFAVEVVARDFGNTRMLATHGDHVYASRRTEADIIRLDDEDGDGKYESFTTVAARPGMHGIAFHGDTAYLATVNEVYTAPVNEDGSFGELKQIINDLPDGGQHANRTLAIGPDDMLYITVGSTCNECQETNPESATILRASLDGKSRTIFASGLRNTIGFGWEPSSGALYGADHGTDWLGDEEQKEEFNLIEQGQKYGWPYVFDFGNFNPHMNPPMGVTLEQWAAQSEEPALGYTAHAAPMQMTFYTGTAFPEEYRGDAFIAMRGSWNRRPPSGYEITRVDFEDGQPATWDHFAEGLLVEHEDGNYGFLGRLAGITETSDGTLLFADDFNGIIYRISHEGGDNGTAAEAADVPDVTVKPPASDIAINLVETEGILEVTAPSFGNGELVPLKHAAQGDNASPALEWGTPPEGTQSFLVIADDPDAVEPKPFVHWVLFDIPGDATGVGEGLAADPVLQKPENAKHGTNSAGKLGYMGPRPPLEDPAHNYHFQVFALDLSQLPVDPGATREDVLAAIEGHVIAKGEVVGTYERPGPEKPIN from the coding sequence GTGACCAAGACGCTTTCCCTCGCCGCCGGCATTTCCGCTGCGGCACTCCTGCTGGCATCGCCCTCCCTGGCACAGCCGCAGGGCACTATTGGCGAATATTCCGACGTCACCGTCGAGGGCTCGATCCTCGAACCTGAGCCCGTTACCGTCAGCGACGATGCCGAACTGGCCGGCCTGATCCGCGTGCCGGAAGGATTTGCCGTTGAGGTCGTCGCCCGCGACTTCGGCAATACGCGCATGCTGGCGACCCATGGCGACCATGTCTATGCCAGCCGTCGCACGGAAGCCGATATCATCCGCCTCGACGATGAGGACGGCGACGGCAAGTATGAAAGCTTCACCACCGTTGCCGCGCGTCCCGGCATGCATGGCATCGCCTTTCACGGCGACACGGCCTATCTCGCCACGGTCAACGAGGTCTATACCGCCCCGGTCAACGAGGATGGCAGCTTTGGCGAGCTGAAGCAGATCATCAATGACCTGCCCGATGGCGGCCAACACGCCAATCGCACGCTCGCCATTGGCCCCGACGACATGCTCTACATCACCGTCGGTTCGACCTGTAACGAATGCCAGGAAACCAATCCGGAAAGCGCCACCATCCTGCGCGCCAGCTTGGACGGCAAGTCGCGCACCATCTTCGCCTCGGGCCTGCGCAACACCATCGGCTTTGGCTGGGAGCCTTCCAGCGGAGCGCTCTATGGGGCCGATCACGGCACCGACTGGCTCGGCGACGAGGAGCAGAAGGAAGAGTTCAACCTTATCGAGCAGGGCCAGAAATATGGCTGGCCCTATGTTTTCGACTTCGGCAATTTCAATCCGCATATGAACCCGCCCATGGGCGTGACCCTCGAGCAATGGGCCGCCCAGAGCGAGGAACCGGCCTTGGGTTACACCGCCCACGCCGCGCCGATGCAGATGACCTTCTATACCGGGACTGCCTTCCCGGAAGAATATCGCGGCGACGCCTTCATCGCTATGCGCGGCTCCTGGAACCGCCGGCCGCCCAGCGGCTATGAAATCACCCGCGTCGATTTCGAAGACGGCCAGCCTGCCACCTGGGACCACTTCGCCGAAGGCCTGCTGGTCGAGCATGAGGATGGCAATTACGGCTTCCTCGGTCGCCTTGCCGGCATCACCGAAACTTCGGACGGCACCTTGCTCTTCGCCGATGACTTCAATGGCATCATCTACCGCATCAGCCACGAGGGCGGGGACAATGGCACCGCGGCTGAAGCGGCTGATGTTCCCGACGTCACCGTGAAGCCGCCTGCCTCCGACATCGCCATCAATCTGGTGGAAACAGAAGGCATACTGGAGGTGACGGCGCCCAGCTTTGGCAATGGCGAGCTCGTCCCGCTCAAGCATGCGGCTCAAGGCGACAATGCTTCGCCGGCGCTCGAATGGGGCACCCCGCCTGAGGGCACGCAGTCCTTCCTTGTCATCGCCGATGATCCTGATGCTGTCGAACCGAAACCCTTCGTCCACTGGGTGCTGTTCGACATTCCCGGCGACGCCACTGGCGTTGGCGAAGGCCTTGCCGCCGACCCTGTGTTGCAAAAGCCGGAAAATGCCAAGCACGGCACCAATAGCGCCGGCAAGCTCGGCTACATGGGGCCGCGTCCGCCGCTCGAAGACCCCGCCCACAATTACCACTTCCAGGTCTTCGCCCTGGACCTCTCGCAGCTGCCGGTCGATCCCGGTGCCACACGCGAGGATGTCCTTGCGGCCATTGAGGGCCACGTCATCGCCAAGGGCGAGGTAGTCGGAACCTATGAGCGCCCCGGCCCGGAAAAGCCGATCAACTGA